The following are encoded together in the Tripterygium wilfordii isolate XIE 37 chromosome 3, ASM1340144v1, whole genome shotgun sequence genome:
- the LOC119991849 gene encoding phytosulfokine receptor 1, with amino-acid sequence MGFQELWVYVIVVGLCLQAQVLSAQNLTCNLVDLKALNDFLSALESGIDGWGSNSSTDCCNWVGVSCNSSSSLGLSNDPVDYRVTKLELFKKRLTGKLSESLGKLDQLRILNLSQNYLKESLPQSLFHLPKLKFLDLSSNDLSGPFPQSINLPSLEQLDISDNSLDGLLPTRICENSSRIEVIRLAVNSLSGEILPGLGSCSALEHLCLGVNNLTGGISEDIFQIQKLKVLNIQDNMFYGKLSSGIGNLSNLVFLGISSNRFSGTIPDVFYGLSKFQEFVAHSNKFKGTIPRSLSNSPSLNLLNLRNNSLVGSIDVNCSAMINLTSLDLGSNNLSGPVPGYLPLCRKLEKINFARNSLIGQIPESFKNFDSLSYLSLTNVNISNISSALQILQNCKNLDTLVLTTNFPGEAMPADPDIRFEKLKVLVIANCRLTGSLPQWLSGCAKLQLLDLSWNHLGGMIPGWFGKFEDLFYLDLSNNSFTGEIPRNLTGMPSLISRNFSLQGPSWDFPFFMRRSDSGALQYNQVDSFPPTLDLSYNSLTGPIWKEFGELKKLHVLNLRRNNLSGMIPSELSGMTSLETLDLALNNLSGNIPYSLVNLTFLSKFDVADNQLDGKIPTGGQFATFPNSSFEGNDLCGDHGAPPCPEKTSIEKKHRKNSNVIVGMAVGVVFGIAFVFALLVVIVLRTHRRGEVDPEKEETSTNGKDLEELGSRLVILFQNKENCKELSLDDLLKSTNNFDQGNIIGCGGFGLVYKATLPDGRKVAIKRLSGDCGQMDREFQAEVEALSRAQHPNLVHLQGYCMYKNDRLLIYSYMENSSLDYWLHEKLDGPSSLDWDTRLRIAQGAARGLAYLHQSCEPHILHRDIKSSNILLDENFDAHLADFGLARLILPYDTHVTTDLVGTLGYIPPEYGQASVATYKGDVYSFGVVLLELLTGKRPMDMCKPRGSRDLISWAIQMKKDHRENEVFDPFIYGKQHEKEMILVLEIACLCLSESPKGRPSTQQVVSWLDSIVIST; translated from the coding sequence ATGGGTTTTCAGGAATTGTGGGTGTACGTCATTGTTGTTGGGCTCTGCTTGCAAGCTCAGGTGCTCAGTGCGCAGAACCTGACATGCAATTTGGTGGATTTGAAGGCATTGAATGATTTCTTGAGTGCTCTCGAATCAGGGATTGATGGGTGGGGCTCCAATTCTTCGACTGATTGCTGTAACTGGGTAGGTGTTTCTTGCAACTCTTCCTCTTCTCTTGGTTTAAGCAACGATCCTGTTGATTATAGAGTAACGAAATTGGAACTCTTCAAGAAAAGATTAACAGGAAAACTCAGTGAATCGTTAGGAAAATTGGATCAGCTTAGAATCCTGAATCTCTCTCAAAATTATCTCAAGGAGTCACTGCCACAATCCTTGTTTCATTTGCCTAAGCTAAAGTTCCTAGACTTGAGCTCTAATGACCTCTCTGGTCCTTTTCCACAAAGCATAAACCTTCCTTCACTTGAACAACTTGACATCTCTGATAATTCTCTTGATGGGCTCCTTCCCACTCGAATTTGTGAAAATTCTAGTCGAATCGAGGTTATTCGTTTGGCAGTGAACAGCCTCTCTGGGGAAATTTTACCTGGACTTGGGAGTTGTAGTGCCCTAGAGCACCTGTGTCTTGGTGTGAATAATCTCACTGGTGGGATTAGTGAAGATATATTTCAGATTCAGAAACTGAAGGTACTGAATATCCAAGATAACATGTTTTATGGGAAGCTAAGCTCTGGAATTGGTAACCTCTCTAACCTTGTTTTCTtaggcatttcatcaaacaggtTTTCGGGTACGATCCCGGATGTTTTCTATGGCTTGTCAAAGTTTCAGGAATTTGTAGCTCATTCAAATAAGTTTAAGGGGACCATACCTCGTTCATTGTCAAATTCCCCGTCGCTGAATTTGCTTAATTTGAGGAATAATTCCTTGGTTGGTTCTATTGATGTTAATTGCTCGGCGATGATTAATTTGACATCTCTTGATTTGGGTTCCAATAATCTTAGTGGGCCGGTGCCTGGTTATCTTCCCTTATgtagaaaattggaaaaaattaattttgcccGGAACAGTCTCATTGGTCAAATCCCTGAAAGCTTCAAGAACTTTGATAGCCTCTCTTACCTTTCCCTCACAAATGTCAACATATCTAATATCTCCTCTGCCCTTCAAATCCTACAAAACTGCAAGAACTTAGATACTCTTGTACTCACTACAAACTTTCCTGGGGAAGCAATGCCGGCTGATCCTGACATACGTTTTGAGAAGTTGAAAGTTCTTGTTATTGCCAATTGTAGACTCACAGGTTCATTGCCGCAGTGGTTGAGTGGGTGCGCCAAATTGCAGTTGTTGGATTTATCATGGAACCATTTGGGTGGAATGATTCCGGGATGGTTTGGAAAATTTGAGGATCTCTTTTACTTGGACTTATCAAACAATTCTTTTACTGGAGAGATTCCAAGAAATTTAACTGGGATGCCTAGCCTCATCAGCAGGAATTTCTCGTTGCAGGGGCCTTCCTGGGATTTCCCTTTTTTCATGAGGAGGAGTGATAGTGGGGCGTTGCAGTATAATCAGGTTGATAGCTTTCCACCAACTCTGGATCTCAGTTATAACTCTCTTACTGGACCAATCTGGAAAGAATTTGGAGAACTGAAAAAGCTGCATGTTTTGAATTTGAGGAGGAATAATTTATCCGGAATGATACCTAGCGAATTATCAGGGATGACGAGCTTGGAGACTTTGGATTTAGCTCTTAATAATCTTTCAGGTAATATTCCTTATTCCTTGGTGAATCTCACTTTTCTGTCAAAATTTGATGTTGCCGACAATCAACTCGACGGAAAGATCCCCACAGGAGGTCAGTTTGCAACATTCCCAAATtcaagctttgagggaaacgaTCTCTGTGGTGACCATGGTGCCCCTCCATGTCCAGAGAAGACCTCGATAGAGAAGAAGCATAGAAAAAACAGTAACGTTATTGTTGGAATGGCTGTTGGGGTAGTATTTGGGATAGCATTTGTGTTTGCTCTTCTCGTTGTTATTGTTTTGAGGACTCATCGACGAGGTGAGGTTGATCCAGAGAAAGAAGAGACTAGCACCAATGGTAAAGATTTGGAAGAACTTGGGTCAAGATTAGTGATTTTGTTCCAGAATAAGGAGAACTGCAAAGAGCTCTCCCTTGACGACCTACTGAAATCTACCAACAACTTTGATCAAGGTAATATCATAGGATGTGGAGGTTTCGGTTTAGTTTATAAAGCCACCCTGCCTGATGGTAGGAAGGTTGCAATTAAGCGGCTCTCTGGTGACTGTGGTCAGATGGACAGAGAATTTCAAGCTGAAGTTGAAGCGCTATCCAGAGCTCAGCATCCCAATCTTGTCCATCTTCAAGGTTATTGCATGTACAAAAATGACAGGCTCTTAATCTACTCATACATGGAGAACAGTAGTTTAGATTACTGGTTACATGAAAAGCTCGATGGGCCATCCTCACTGGATTGGGATACGaggcttcgaattgctcaaggtGCAGCAAGGGGGCTTGCTTATTTGCACCAATCGTGTGAACCCCACATCCTTCACCGAGATATAAAGTCCAGTAACATACTTCTAGATGAGAATTTTGATGCGCATTTAGCAGATTTTGGTCTTGCAAGGCTTATATTGCCCTATGATACTCATGTGACTACTGATCTTGTTGGGACATTGGGCTACATCCCTCCTGAGTATGGCCAAGCCTCGGTTGCTACTTACAAAGGAGATGTGTATAGTTTCGGGGTTGTTCTTTTAGAGCTCCTTACTGGAAAGAGGCCCATGGATATGTGCAAGCCGAGAGGATCACGAGATTTGATCTCTTGGGCGATTCAAATGAAGAAGGATCATAGAGAGAATGAAGTTTTTGATCCATTCATTTATGGCAAGCAGCATGAAAAGGAAATGATACTGGTTCTTGAGATTGCATGTCTGTGCCTGAGTGAATCTCCTAAAGGGAGGCCTTCGACTCAGCAGGTAGTTTCTTGGCTTGATAGCATTGTCATCAGCACATAA